Part of the Natronolimnobius sp. AArcel1 genome is shown below.
TCGTCGTCTTCGTCGGTGTCGACATCTGTATAGCCAAACTCGAGTGGATCGCCACCGACTTGCAGAATCTCTTCCGCGTCGTCGCCATCGAGGTCGTCGGCTGCTGCTCGCTCGGCAAGTGTCTGTAACTGTTCGCGAAGGCGTTCGTTCGCCTCACGAAGCCGCCGAACTGTCTCATCTCGCGACTCAAGGTCGTCCTCCAAGGTCTCGATTCGTTGCTCACGCGTTTCGAGTGTCTCCTCGAGGTCATCGCGTTCGTCCTCGAGTGCGAGAATTTCGTCGTGCAGCCGGCGTTCGCCCTCCTCACCTGTCGGCAACTGTGTCTGGTAGAGTTCGGGTTTCGTCAGCGCATCCGCCATCTGCTTTGCGGCGTTCGAGATGTCGCGGGCCGACTCGAGGTCATCCTCTAAGGTCTCGATTCGTTTCTCTTTCTTCTCGAGTTCGTTCTCGAGCTCGAGGATGCGGCTTTCTTCGCGTTCCTTGCGCTCGGAGATGTTCTGGAGGTCGCCAACGAGGGCGTCGGAGACGGACTTGAGTTCGGGTCGCTCAAAGTCGTCGAGGCCGGGTGTTGCACCGGCGTCGAAGGTCCGCTTGCGCCGGAACTGGACCTTTCGGACCTCGGTGTCCGTCCAGTCCGTCTGGACGAATCCCTGCCCGTCACCTAGTTCAGAAACGAGTTCCGAGTACTCGGTGTCGATAATTCGGCCGACGACGTTCGTATCGTTGTCCCAGGTCAGGCGATGCCAGACGAGCCAGTTCGCCTGCGTGATGAAATCTTTCTTGACATCGGCAGGGCGCTGGCTGATGCCGACGATCCCGAGGCCGTGTTTCCGGCCGCGCTTGCTTATCTTGATCAGCAAATTGCCTGTTTCGCCGACGCCGCCGCCCTCGGGAATGTACTCGTGGACCTCTTCGACGACCAGCAAGAACGGCTTCTTCAGTTTCTTTTCTTTGACGAAGAGCTGCTGGGCGACCTTCTTGATGAGTTCGTCCGCGACGTCCTCGTCGAGATAGCCCGACACGTCGAGGATGATCGGGACGTTCTCCTCGAGTGCAAGTGCGGCCATCTGTTCGGCGTGTTCGGGGCCGATCTGGATGTCACACTCTTCGTCCGCGCCCGCGTGGAGCATCTCGTACTCCTCTTTGAGCCCGTAGTACTCGCCGTCCGTGTCAATAATCAGGAGGGGAAAGCCGGCCTCGAGTAGTTCCTCAGCGATCACCGAGGCGGTGTTCGACTTTCCGGAGCCGGATTTTCCAGTGACGAATCCGCGTCCGGTCAGCAGTTCGACGACGGGAAGCCACAGGTCGTGGCCGTCGTCCGTCTCGCCGACGAGAACCTTCCGTTGCTCGTCATCGCTCACCGTATCCTCACCTCGAGCGGGGCCGCGTCGTTCATGCTACATACAGTTCGAACGCGCTCCCTTGAACGTTGGCCTCCCTGTAGATCTCATGGTGCATGTGAACACACTACAGCAACAATTATGACAATTGCGCATGATCGTTGGAACAGGTTCGCTGATCGATGATCTCGAAAACGCCTATTCGCCACACTGGCCTGCTTGCATCCGCGGCGAGAAATGGGCGTTTCACCCCGTATGGGCTCGACGCCTGGCTCACTGCCAGTGGTCGTGGACGGGATCTCGGTCACGCACTCCACTCGAGTTCGAGTGGAGTTGCACTCGGATCCGTCCGCGCCGTATAATCGTCGCTGGCCGGACGAATCCGACGACGCCATTTTCGGAGTCTGTCACCGCTGACGGGTGGTCCCGTCTGCGAGTGTTCTGTCCGGCCAGCGGGGCGTAGTCCCCGTAGTGTACTGGCCACCACGCGAGCGCTGATCCAGTGCTCGAGCGCCGAGTTCGACTCTCGGCGGGGACCATATGACCGCACTGACACTGCAGGTCG
Proteins encoded:
- a CDS encoding helicase HerA domain-containing protein, yielding MSDDEQRKVLVGETDDGHDLWLPVVELLTGRGFVTGKSGSGKSNTASVIAEELLEAGFPLLIIDTDGEYYGLKEEYEMLHAGADEECDIQIGPEHAEQMAALALEENVPIILDVSGYLDEDVADELIKKVAQQLFVKEKKLKKPFLLVVEEVHEYIPEGGGVGETGNLLIKISKRGRKHGLGIVGISQRPADVKKDFITQANWLVWHRLTWDNDTNVVGRIIDTEYSELVSELGDGQGFVQTDWTDTEVRKVQFRRKRTFDAGATPGLDDFERPELKSVSDALVGDLQNISERKEREESRILELENELEKKEKRIETLEDDLESARDISNAAKQMADALTKPELYQTQLPTGEEGERRLHDEILALEDERDDLEETLETREQRIETLEDDLESRDETVRRLREANERLREQLQTLAERAAADDLDGDDAEEILQVGGDPLEFGYTDVDTDEDDDADLVVAGEQERDRASSASQPDKTAGPLAGYERRNWPTVSRKRNLERGEISDETPTTVAEEDGSAGDTQTAAVQNNAGQTPSNSTAASSSPTRPQPRAVNQNATPSGQWSDSISALADRLETGSVETELERASERSQCSLETTKAILAVFVRDGPLEVVPIAEQVGRSTVAVQSLLSELRSEDILERTGQRTYGLEADARTSLTAADEMRDDGDVPSDDE